The following are from one region of the Clostridia bacterium genome:
- a CDS encoding nitroreductase, which yields MDILEIMEQRHSVRKYLDKPLTAEQIETLEAEINACNSEGGLRIALVTDEPKALGGFKGKISSFRNAVNYFAMVGPDDALIDEKCGWYGERLVLKAQELGLNTCWIAGSYSGGCRALAGEGERLSCIISIGFGETQGVPHKNKPEEPRFTVEGEEPEWFDRGRRAVMLAPTAINQQKFRFTLRGGELYAEETGGFYSNIDLGIVKYHFFAATGVDCRRWNE from the coding sequence ATGGATATTCTCGAAATTATGGAACAGCGCCATTCCGTGCGCAAATATCTCGACAAACCGCTCACGGCGGAGCAGATCGAAACGCTCGAAGCGGAGATAAACGCCTGCAATTCCGAAGGCGGCCTGCGCATCGCGCTCGTGACGGACGAGCCGAAGGCGCTCGGCGGCTTCAAGGGAAAAATCAGCAGCTTCCGCAACGCCGTCAACTATTTCGCTATGGTCGGGCCGGACGATGCGCTGATTGACGAAAAGTGCGGCTGGTACGGCGAACGCCTCGTGCTGAAGGCGCAGGAGCTCGGGCTGAACACCTGCTGGATCGCGGGCTCCTACAGCGGCGGCTGCCGCGCCCTCGCGGGCGAAGGAGAACGCCTGAGCTGTATTATCAGCATCGGCTTCGGCGAAACGCAGGGCGTTCCGCATAAGAACAAGCCGGAGGAACCGCGCTTCACCGTCGAAGGCGAAGAGCCGGAGTGGTTTGACCGCGGCAGGCGCGCCGTTATGCTCGCGCCTACCGCGATAAATCAGCAGAAGTTCCGCTTCACCCTCCGCGGCGGCGAGCTTTACGCCGAAGAGACCGGCGGCTTCTACTCGAATATAGACCTCGGCATCGTGAAATATCACTTCTTCGCCGCGACCGGCGTCGACTGCCGCAGGTGGAACGAATAA